Below is a genomic region from Brassica oleracea var. oleracea cultivar TO1000 chromosome C9, BOL, whole genome shotgun sequence.
CATACACGAGATCGACCTATCCGAGCCATGTGGATCGACCGATCTCAGGCGCTACGGGCTCCACANNNNNNNNNNNNNNNNNNNNNNNNNNNNNNNNNNNNNNNNNNNNNNNNNNNNNNNNNNNNNNNNNNNNNNNNNNNNNNNNNNNNNNNNNNNNNNNNNNNNTGTGCACTTGCAGTTAGATAATCGGGTTAAAACTCGAGACATCATTCCTCAGGTGGTGAAGAGAGATGAAGCGCATGTTTTCAGAAGTAGAAATGTGTCGGGACGTGGCTATACCTGCCAAACAATTGAAGAAGGGCCATTCGCCACGACACCAGCAGATTCTAACGAGACTACTCCAAGATCTGCTCCACGAGAAAGCATGCAGGGAACACGGGTTCTATCTCGCCATCACCGCCTTAAAAAGCATCGGTAACATCAACAGCACCACAGACGATGACAATCCTCAAGCAGACGACGTCCTCACATTCCCTGTCTCCTTCACATGCCGCACATTCTTGCCTGCACGAGGAAATATCATGGTAGGGACCGTAATGAAAGTATTGTTTAACGGTCTTAACGGAGGAGCTGCTCCAGCTGTTTTGATAAGCTCTGGTCCACTCAGATACGCATACTTATCATACTTGAAAATGC
It encodes:
- the LOC106313865 gene encoding DNA-directed RNA polymerase subunit 7-like protein, which translates into the protein MKRMFSEVEMCRDVAIPAKQLKKGHSPRHQQILTRLLQDLLHEKACREHGFYLAITALKSIGNINSTTDDDNPQADDVLTFPVSFTCRTFLPARGNIMVGTVMKVLFNGLNGGAAPAVLISSGPLRYAYLSYLKMPDYHFVPPNFEEEEEPCFQKDDLTKIAVGVVVRFVVLGRRFKVSPEKRRTDVYVLASVEGDDTLGPVSLTGCDRPYM